Proteins encoded within one genomic window of Anaerosporomusa subterranea:
- a CDS encoding protein arginine kinase, which yields MSIAEQWLAEPVLSWMKPSNADSDVVLSSRIRLARNLSGIPFPNRADGKQLAQVVTQVDDVIPELEKSGHQYAAIRLDSLNPLERFVLVERHITSPGHVEEPCERSIILRDDAAVSILVNEEDHLRIQCMRPGLDLAEAYVNANSIDDMLESQLDFAYSEQLGYLTSCPTNIGTGLRASVMLHLPGLVLTKQIQRMVSAATQLGMAVRGIYGEGTEASGNMFQLSNQLTLGYSEQEIVDNLTSVARQVVEQERGARGALLADAGVSLTDRIWRAYGVLRFARSISAQEALALLSEVRLGVDLGILDAVEAQVFNELLVTIRPHYLIKQYGKPEYDAAERDQLRARVIREKLAQASQTKTEQDGEEL from the coding sequence ATGTCAATAGCAGAACAATGGCTGGCTGAACCTGTTTTATCATGGATGAAGCCGAGTAATGCAGATAGTGATGTAGTACTATCAAGTCGGATTCGCTTAGCGCGGAATCTTTCCGGCATTCCGTTCCCTAACCGAGCAGATGGTAAACAACTAGCCCAAGTTGTGACGCAAGTCGATGACGTCATTCCTGAGTTGGAGAAGAGCGGTCACCAATATGCTGCTATACGACTGGATAGTCTAAATCCGCTTGAACGCTTCGTTCTAGTGGAACGCCATATAACCAGTCCTGGTCATGTTGAGGAGCCTTGTGAACGATCAATTATTTTACGAGATGACGCCGCAGTCAGCATCCTGGTCAATGAAGAAGATCATTTGCGCATACAATGCATGCGTCCAGGGTTGGACTTAGCAGAGGCATATGTCAATGCAAATAGTATTGATGACATGTTGGAATCGCAGCTGGATTTTGCCTATAGTGAACAGCTGGGCTATCTGACGTCATGCCCTACAAATATCGGGACAGGATTACGCGCATCTGTTATGCTGCATCTGCCTGGCCTGGTGTTGACTAAACAAATACAGCGAATGGTGTCTGCAGCGACTCAGTTAGGCATGGCAGTACGCGGTATCTATGGCGAGGGAACAGAGGCTTCTGGTAACATGTTTCAATTATCTAATCAACTAACGTTAGGCTATAGCGAGCAAGAAATAGTCGATAATCTAACCAGTGTTGCTCGCCAAGTGGTTGAACAAGAACGGGGAGCGCGAGGCGCTTTACTGGCAGACGCCGGGGTATCACTGACTGATCGTATATGGCGGGCCTATGGCGTGTTACGGTTCGCCCGCAGTATTTCCGCTCAAGAGGCGCTTGCTCTTCTCAGCGAAGTTCGTTTAGGAGTGGATCTGGGAATCCTTGATGCAGTCGAGGCTCAGGTTTTTAACGAACTTTTGGTCACGATCCGGCCGCACTATCTTATAAAGCAATATGGTAAGCCTGAGTATGATGCCGCGGAGCGGGATCAGCTTAGGGCTAGGGTAATTCGAGAAAAGCTTGCACAAGCGTCGCAAACGAAGACTGAACAAGATGGGGAGGAATTATAA
- a CDS encoding UvrB/UvrC motif-containing protein, with translation MICDDCQKRPACVHITKVNNNQKTEKHLCEYCAQKAGEFSFTSDAGLSVQDLLKGMFNQGYVETQQKSATVCPNCGMSYGDFSHNGKIGCSVCYSTFADRLGRMMRRIHGANVHTGKVPQRTGGALAARQNIKKMKRQLDTYIAREEYENAAKLRDEIRNLERELEERERGGQTCQ, from the coding sequence ATGATTTGTGATGACTGCCAAAAACGGCCGGCTTGTGTACACATTACCAAAGTGAATAACAATCAGAAAACAGAAAAGCATCTTTGTGAATATTGTGCTCAGAAAGCGGGAGAGTTTAGTTTCACCTCAGACGCTGGCTTGTCTGTACAGGATTTACTGAAGGGCATGTTTAATCAGGGATATGTTGAAACGCAACAGAAATCGGCAACAGTTTGTCCGAATTGCGGGATGTCTTATGGTGATTTCAGCCATAATGGCAAGATCGGCTGTAGTGTTTGCTACTCGACATTTGCTGATCGACTGGGGCGAATGATGCGACGAATACATGGTGCCAACGTGCACACTGGCAAAGTGCCGCAGCGCACAGGCGGCGCTTTAGCTGCCAGGCAAAATATCAAGAAAATGAAGCGACAATTGGATACCTATATTGCTAGAGAAGAATATGAAAACGCTGCAAAGCTGAGAGATGAGATAAGAAACCTGGAGCGAGAACTTGAGGAACGGGAGAGGGGGGGACAGACATGTCAATAG
- a CDS encoding CtsR family transcriptional regulator, whose protein sequence is MANLADIIEKFILRRLSDQAEDIVLLQRNELADELECAPSQISYVLSTRFTSERGFIVESRRGTGGYIRIARMPAESFQTNHSEAAPMSQADLESSVRRLRENGLLSAREESLILTVFHLFQQRIEATERLYILRSLLSSLSNN, encoded by the coding sequence GTGGCGAACTTAGCTGACATTATCGAAAAGTTTATCCTGCGGCGCTTATCCGACCAAGCGGAGGATATTGTCTTGTTACAGCGTAATGAATTGGCTGATGAACTGGAGTGTGCTCCTTCGCAGATTAGCTATGTGTTAAGCACTCGCTTTACCAGTGAACGGGGTTTCATTGTGGAGTCCAGGCGGGGTACGGGCGGCTATATTCGTATTGCCCGCATGCCTGCGGAGAGTTTTCAGACCAATCATAGCGAGGCTGCACCGATGTCACAGGCTGATTTAGAATCGTCTGTCAGACGATTGCGAGAAAACGGCCTACTATCAGCTAGAGAAGAATCGCTGATCTTAACCGTATTTCATTTGTTTCAGCAACGAATAGAGGCGACAGAGAGGCTGTATATCTTGCGTTCGTTGCTGAGTAGCTTAAGCAATAATTAG
- a CDS encoding class I SAM-dependent rRNA methyltransferase, producing the protein MDIKARIIIRKGAQHRVENGHPWVYQTEIGEIIGQFEPGDIVDVYNHRQRFIGRGYINPRSQIIVRILTREQESIDKDFFRRRIERAWAYRKRFLAEPDYCRLIFGEADFLPGLVVDKFGKYLVMQSLALGIDQYSAEIVSILDEMFEPDGIYERNDVPVRRLEGLEQRKGFLKGNFDTIIQVKENGIPFYADIENGQKTGFFYDQRENRASIRPLVGGAEVLDCFCHTGSFSVHSALYGAKKVTSIDISEDAISLAKRNAALNGVESCCDFQVANAFDALRAMSDERKLFDVVILDPPAFTKSRSALEGAVRGYKEINLRGLKLTKPGGFLITCSCSYHMDRDLFSAVIVDAARDARRTIRQVDYRYQAKDHPILPAAPETNYLKFMVLQVD; encoded by the coding sequence ATGGATATCAAAGCTCGAATCATCATCCGCAAAGGTGCTCAGCACAGAGTGGAGAACGGTCACCCCTGGGTGTACCAAACGGAAATTGGCGAGATCATTGGCCAGTTTGAACCAGGCGATATAGTCGATGTGTATAATCACAGGCAACGCTTTATTGGCAGAGGCTATATTAATCCACGTTCGCAGATCATTGTTCGGATCTTGACTCGTGAGCAGGAATCGATTGATAAAGATTTCTTTCGTCGACGCATCGAACGTGCGTGGGCGTACAGAAAACGCTTTCTTGCTGAACCGGACTATTGTCGGCTGATTTTTGGTGAAGCAGATTTTCTGCCAGGTCTGGTTGTGGACAAGTTTGGCAAGTATTTGGTTATGCAAAGCCTGGCGCTCGGCATCGATCAGTATAGCGCCGAGATTGTCTCTATACTAGATGAAATGTTTGAACCAGATGGCATCTATGAACGTAATGATGTTCCCGTTCGACGGTTAGAAGGGCTAGAGCAGCGTAAGGGATTTCTTAAAGGCAACTTTGATACAATCATACAGGTTAAAGAGAACGGCATTCCCTTTTATGCTGATATTGAGAATGGACAAAAAACTGGTTTCTTCTATGACCAACGCGAAAACCGGGCCTCTATTCGCCCGTTGGTTGGAGGGGCGGAGGTTCTTGATTGCTTCTGCCACACTGGTTCTTTTAGTGTACATTCAGCATTGTATGGAGCGAAAAAGGTGACCTCAATCGATATCTCTGAGGACGCTATTAGTCTCGCCAAAAGAAATGCTGCCTTAAACGGTGTCGAGAGTTGCTGTGACTTTCAAGTGGCCAATGCATTTGACGCGCTACGGGCGATGAGCGATGAACGGAAACTGTTTGATGTCGTTATTCTCGATCCGCCGGCCTTTACGAAAAGCCGCAGTGCGTTGGAGGGAGCGGTTCGTGGCTACAAAGAAATCAACCTCCGAGGACTTAAGCTGACCAAACCGGGAGGCTTTCTCATCACCTGCTCTTGTTCTTATCACATGGACCGTGATCTGTTTAGCGCTGTCATAGTTGATGCCGCAAGAGACGCAAGACGGACTATTCGTCAAGTTGATTATCGTTACCAAGCCAAAGACCATCCCATTTTACCGGCTGCGCCGGAGACAAACTATTTGAAGTTCATGGTATTACAGGTTGATTAA